From Pseudodesulfovibrio nedwellii:
TTCATTGAATCCGGATTTGGAGTGGAGTATCTCGCATTCCCAGTCTTCTATCCAATCGTATTCGCGCACAGGGCAGAGTTGTGGCCAGATATCCTCGGCTGGAAAGTCAAGGTGTATCACTTGTTCAACCGTGGTGTGTTTCCCCTTGAATGTAGACATGAGTTTCTCCTTGTCGGTGTTGTTCATGTCTTTGTTTCTGCACTATGAACCTATAGACAGGTCAACGCGTTTGGCAACTTTTTTCCCGATTGGGGGAAAACCCGATTTACGTCCGAATTGTTTTCGTCTATTGGCAGGTTAGCGGTCCATATCATTAATACCTAACAAGAGAGAGTCTTCATATGCGTATTTCAGATCGCCTGACGCGTATCAAACCTTCCGCGACTTTGGCTGTCAACGCCAAGGCCTTGGAACTCCGCGCTCAGGGACGCGAGGTTATCAGTCTGGCAGTAGGGCAGCCCGACTTCGATACACCTGCCCATGTTTGCGATGCGGCCAAAGCCGCCTTGGATGAAGGGTTCACCCGCTATACTCCGGTGCCGGGGATACCGGAATTGCGTGAAGCCGTGGCCGGATATTACACAAAATTTTATGGGGCAAAAGCCTGCGCTGACAATGCGATTGTTTCCAATGGCGGCAAGCAGGTGTTGTACAACTTGCTTATGGCCGTGGTGAATCCCGGCGATGAAGTTCTTATTCCGGCTCCTTATTGGGTCAGCTATCCGGCCATGGTGCAGTTGGTTGATGGCGTTTCCGTGTTCGTCCCTACTACTGCCGAGGAGAAGTATCTTGTCACCGTGGAGGCTCTTGAAGCCGCACGTACTGATAAGACTCGTGTGCTTGCTCTCAATTCGCCGTCCAATCCGACTGGCTGTTGTTATACGCAGGAACAGCTTGAAGCTATTGCCAAATGGGCGCGTGACAACGATATTTTTATCATCTCTGACGAGGTTTATGACCGTCTTGTGTACGCTCCGTTTGAACCGGTGTCCCTTGCCAAGACTTGGGAAGCGTATCCTGAGACCATCGCCATTGTTGGTGCCTTGTCCAAATCATTTTGCATGACCGGTTGGCGTGTGGGGTATGCCTTGGCGCACGAGGATCTGGTCAAAGCCATGAGTAAGATTCAGGGGCAGTCCACATCCAATATTAATTCCATCACCCAGAAGGCTGCGCTTGCCGCGTTGAATGGTCCGTGGGATATCGTGGATGAGATGAAGGAAGCATTTGTTCGTCGTCGTGACCTTGCGTACGAGATCATTACTGGTTGGGGAGCAAAATGTCCTAAGCCTGATGGTGCATTCTATCTGTTCCCGGTGTTGGATCAGTTCTACACCGAAGACGCGCCGGATTCTGCGGCTATGTGTACCAAGATTTTGGAAGAAGCTGGCGTTGCACTGGTGCCGGGGTCTGCGTTTGGCGACGACAAGTGTATTCGGTTTTCCTACGCTGTTGATGACGAGACTTTGAAGGATGCTCTTTCCAGAGTCGGTAAAGTGCTGATGGGGAAATAGTTTTTTGAGAATGAAGAAGCCGAGGGGGGCACCCTCGGTGGAGAGAAGAAATAAAGATGGCCGCCTATACAGGCGGCCTTTTTTTTGTGGAAAGGAAGGAAGAAAATGAAGAAAAAGATTGCGCCAACGCGCGCCCTTCCGGCGGAGTCCATTTCTTTTGCTGCGCCAAAAGAAATAGACGAAAGAATAGGCGCTTGCGCGAACTGGGCCGCCCGGTGATCGGCGGCGAGAATCTGATCACCGCGCGCAGCTTTCGGAATCGTGTTCTTCTGCTCCGCTCCAGTGCAATTCCGAACGAGGCGCTGCCGATGCGCGCTGTCAGCTTCTAGGCCTCTCGATCAAGGACTGAGGGGAACTATTAGCAAAAAAAACAACATGATTGTTTGGTCAACAAATCATAAAAGACAATCGAACTTGTAGCGCACAATATCTATGCGTACACTAATAAATCAAAATCGCATTTCTAATACTCGATACTGTTAAATTTAAGAACATTTGTAATGCACTTTAAATTCACTAACGCAATACAAAGGGCCTACGATGATGACAAAAACTTTTCTATATATGGATCAATTAACCTGCCGCAATAAACAAAATGAAATTGATGCTTATAGCAATTGGATCGAGTGCCGCCTATTCCCTTCCATTGATTCATGGGATTCTGAACAAAAACGAACGGAACACGAAATAAATGAACGCAACGAAAGAAAAAATTTCTCTGAATGGCACGACCCCTTAGATGAATTTGAAGAAATAATTACTCAAACCCTTCAGGTTGCAGAGGTAAATTCATATATGATTGGGGTTTCCATTTCTGGTTTGTACCATCTTTGGGAAAAACAAATTATTGACCATTTAATTCACGAATTAAAACATGATTGGGTTATCCCTGAAAAACATTTAATGAAAACATGGAATGAGATTAATTACATATTTAAATCATACTCAACAAACCTTTCCCAAATGTCCTTTTATAAAAACCTTGAAGAGCTTCGTTTAGTTTCAAACACAATCAAACATGGTAATGGGAGCAGTTATAGGCAACTCGTCGGAATAAAAGCTGACATAGTAAAACCGTATAACAAATCTAACAATCAACCCATTATCGGTGGGAACCATTCCCTTATCCGAGTTGATCTCTTTCCACGCATTGATCATTATATGAAATATAAACAAGCGGTATTGGACTTCTGGAATTTTGACATCTGGCATTCACAAGGCGAACGGTTACCCTTTGATAATTGGCCTGAAAAGAAAAAACGATGACAGTCAGTTAAGAATGCGACCGCTCTTTACCCCTCCCGCTGCAAAGCGGGCAATGGGATTCCTAAGGCCCTCGGCCTTAGGCGGGTCCAGGGCGGCGCCCTGGTCTCTCCGAAGGAGCGCCCCAGCGAGGCCGCCGGAGGCCCTTCCCCGCTACTTCAAAAACTGACCAGTAGCGCTGTCGGGGTTGGCGAGAATTTCTTCGGGCGTACCGCTGGCGACGATTTGGCCGCCGTGCTCG
This genomic window contains:
- a CDS encoding pyridoxal phosphate-dependent aminotransferase, with protein sequence MRISDRLTRIKPSATLAVNAKALELRAQGREVISLAVGQPDFDTPAHVCDAAKAALDEGFTRYTPVPGIPELREAVAGYYTKFYGAKACADNAIVSNGGKQVLYNLLMAVVNPGDEVLIPAPYWVSYPAMVQLVDGVSVFVPTTAEEKYLVTVEALEAARTDKTRVLALNSPSNPTGCCYTQEQLEAIAKWARDNDIFIISDEVYDRLVYAPFEPVSLAKTWEAYPETIAIVGALSKSFCMTGWRVGYALAHEDLVKAMSKIQGQSTSNINSITQKAALAALNGPWDIVDEMKEAFVRRRDLAYEIITGWGAKCPKPDGAFYLFPVLDQFYTEDAPDSAAMCTKILEEAGVALVPGSAFGDDKCIRFSYAVDDETLKDALSRVGKVLMGK